One genomic region from Rothia dentocariosa ATCC 17931 encodes:
- a CDS encoding transposase family protein: protein MKSTLRYLRHNHTEETLTKDFEVWQPTISRIITTIETVLLHLLTPAVPSVLILCRRPPVPSSWTALIPTYNWHAPGTRRADRKMQDPYKRPPHRFF from the coding sequence GTGAAATCCACTCTACGATACCTGCGGCACAACCACACCGAAGAAACCCTCACCAAAGACTTCGAAGTCTGGCAACCCACCATCAGCCGGATCATCACCACGATTGAAACAGTGCTGCTGCATCTCTTAACACCAGCGGTACCATCCGTGCTGATACTTTGTCGAAGGCCACCGGTACCGTCATCGTGGACGGCACTAATCCCCACCTACAACTGGCACGCCCCAGGAACACGCCGAGCAGACCGTAAAATGCAGGACCCATATAAGCGACCCCCTCACCGTTTCTTCTAG